In Paenibacillus stellifer, the DNA window TCGAGGCCACCTCTGCCAGGAAAATTGTATACTGCGCGTCACGGTATTTCAGCGTAGTGTCCGAATAATAAGAGTGGAGCGCGTGACCCATTTCATGCGCCAGCGTGAACATGCTGTTCAGGTTGTCGTTATGGTTGAGCAGCACGTACGGATGTGTGCCATAGGCTCCCCAGCTATACGCGCCGGTACGCTTGTTCTCGTTCTCATACACGTCGATCCAACCCTTGTCATAGCCTTCCTGCAGCGTCTTGAGATAGTCCTCGCCGAGCGGCTTCAGGCCTTCCTTCGTAATTTTCTTGGCTTCTTCAAAAGGAATGTCCAGCTTGTATTCGTCCACCAGCGGCGCGAACAGATCGTACATATGCAGCTCGTCGACGCCGAGAAGCTTCTGGCGCAGCTTCATGTAGCGGTGCATCAGCGGCAGGCTCTCATGAATCGTGTCGATGAGGTTCGTGTATACCTCTTTGGAAATGTTGTCGCCGAACAGGGACATCTCCAGAACGGACGGGTATTTGCGCACCCGCGAGTAGAAGACGTTCTTGTTGACATTCGCGCTGAGCGTGGCGGCGATGGTGTTCTTCTGCTTGGCATAAGTGTCGTACACCGCTTTAAATGCGCTGCGGCGCACTTCACGGTCCGGGCTCTCCAGGAATTTGATATAGCTGCCGTGGGTCAGCTCCACTTCCTTGCCGTCCTCGTCCTTAATCTTGGGGAACTTGAGATCGGCGTTGTTCAGCATGCCAAAAATATTTTGCGGCGCCTGTGACAGCGTACCGACCTGCGCGAGCAGCGCTTCCTCCGCTTTGGACAGGATATGCGCCTTTTGCCGCTTCATTTCGGTCAGCGTAAAAGTGTAATCCGACAGGGAAGGGTCCGCGATAAACTGATCAAGCTTCTCGACCGGCAGGGCCAGAATTTCCGGCGTTACATAGGAGAGGGCTTCGCCCGCATCAACGCTGAGCTTCTTCGCTTTCTGGGACAGCGCCTGATAGACAGGATCGGCCGTATCTTCATCCTGGCGCATATGCGCGTACACATAGAGGCGTTCGGTCTTGAGGGAGAGCTCGTCGTCCAGCTCGAAACATTCCTTAAGGGCGGCTGCATCGGTCAACTTGCCCTGGAATTTGGAGGCTTCCTCGATCAGCTTCTTGGTCTCATCATAAGTCCGGTCCCACTCCTGCTGGTTCGCGAACATATCTTCCAGCTTCCAGCGGTTCTCTGCGGGCACTTCACTTCTCTTCAATAATTGTTCCATGGGAATCCTCCTTAAATGGTGGGATGAGTTCTGCGCGGACTGCGGTCTGGCAAAGGCAGGGGTGATATTCCCCGGCAGCAGCGAGAGCGCAAGCAGAATGGTACAAGATTTGGCGGCGAAGGACATACTGGCGGCCTCCCGTTTCTATTGGTCCTCCTAGTATTCCCTGCAGTCCGCCGGTTATGAATCGGTATAAGCAGTCATTGGCAAGGCCGGGCCGCCGGCGGGATCAACCCGCCAGAAAGGCGACGATGACAAAGACAAAAGCCAGCGCAATCATAATTACACTTATAAGTGCCAAAATCCGTCTCCATTTAGGATCCAGACGGTCTTTGGTCAAAATGAGCACAGCGCCAAGACAAAGGACGGCGACGATATAAATAGCCAGACTTTCGCCGTTCATTCTTACACCTGCTTGAATGCCGCGATAATGCGGGTGTATTCTTCTTCATTATCTTTATAGGATTCTTTGTTGAACCGGTTGTGCACCCACTGCATCATCGCCGGCCGGCTCATGAAGGTATGCGTTTCTTCGCCCCACTGGTCCGAAATTTCACGGAGGATAATGTAACGTCCCTGGACTTCCACCGTCATCATGTTCCATTTGTCCGTTTTGTAGATTTCATGTTTTTTGATCATAGCAGTCCCACCCTGGCGATATTTGGTTTTGGGTAAATGATAACGCACCCGAGAAGGGAAAAGCAAATAAATTCACCGCGCCTCCCGCCAATGGATTGCTTTACCTGAAAGGTTGAAGTATAATGTAGATATTCGCCATATATGGCGGTATTTTTAGGAGGTTGTTCACTTGAAAGGTACAGTTAAATGGTTTAATGCAGAAAAAGGCTATGGCTTCATCCAAGTAGAAGGCGGCGAAGACGTATTCGTACATTTCTCCGCAATCCAGGGAGACGGCTTCAAGACTTTGGAAGAAGGCCAATCCGTTGAGTTCGAAATCACGGAAGGCAACCGCGGACCGCAAGCAGCTAACGTAATCAAACTGTAAGCCAAAGCCGAAGGGGTAATACCTTCGCTCTGAATATACTTGATTGAATAGGCTTCTGAACAAGGCGTTATCTCGCAACGTACGCTCGAGACACAGTTCCCAGGAACTGTGTCTTTTGTTTGTTTAATTGAGTAAAATCCCCAATCCTTTTGATTGAAGAGGATTGGGGCCTTAGTTTGTTATGGTGCCGCCAAGTACCGTCGCTTATTGAATCACAGTCAGGATCTCGTCGATTTCTTTGCGGGCAACAGCTTTGGGATGAACGGCAGGATGTCCGAGCGCTACGACCATATTGATCTGCCGGCTCTCCGGGATGTCGAGATAGTCCCGAAGATCGGATTCAGCGAGCAGTACAGGCCCTGTCATCGGACAGGTGGCCAATCCTTTGGCGTGGGCGGCGAGCATCAGATTCTGGACCGCAAGGCTGCTGCTCTTGATGCCTTCCTCCGCCCAAATGTCCGGAGATCCGAATTCCAGCGGATCGAAGATCCGTTCGCGGAACTTTGATGTATAAGGGGTAGCCAGGCAGACGATCAGAGCCGGAGCGCTGCCGAATGCTGTTGCATAGGGGCCGAAGGATTTGACCATCAGCTTCGCTTCCCGGGCCAAGCCGCGTTCCTCCGCAGAAGCTGCGATTTCACGAAGCCGCTCCCAGGTAAAGGCTTCGATAGCTTTAATCTTGTCGCGGTTCAGAACCGCAATGAACTCCCAGGTCTGCGAATTGGTATCGCTCGGCGCATACCTTGCGCAATCGATAATATCCCGGACATCTTCCAGCAGGACATCGTCATCGCTGAAATCACGGATGCTGCGGCGCGATACGGCAAGCTGCCTGAATTCTTCAAAGGTCATGACCGGATGCTCCTTCCGAGGTTGTTACCAGGTACTAATACCTGATGCTTAAGACTATTATAGCGTAACTTTCTCCTGGTGAGAAGCTTCGAACTGTTCGGAGGACTCAGGAAGGCCTTCGGCAAAGGGCGTCACCACTTCAGCCGTTAAGGCTGTCGGACCCGCCAGCCAGCGCCGGGCCATGAACCCTGCGGCGGCGATCACCGCTAGCAGAGTGGCTACGCGGTAAAATGCGGTCATTCCCCATTGCTGATAAACCACCCCGCCGAAAGCTCCGCTTAACAGCCCCGATAAACTGGACCACATAACCGTATAGACAGCCATCCCGGTTGCGCGCAGATGATCCGGGATCAGGCGTGTAATGTAGCGGACAGAGGTTACATAGAAGATGCCGAAGGTGACGCTGTGCATAAGCTGAATAAAAATAATGTAGACAGGCTGCTCTACGGATGAGATCAGCAGAAATCTGACGCCGAACATCAGGCATGCCAAAGCGAGCAGAGGGACTTCCTTGAATTTGTCGCCGTATTTGCCGAGCAGAAACAGCACTGGTATCTCGGACAGGGCGGATGCAAGCAGTGCCCAGCCGATCAATTCTTCTCCCGCGCCCAGGCGCTTCATGCTCACTGTCAGAAAGGCGTCGTTCATGCGATAGCTGAGCGCGAGCACAAAGACGCATCCGAAGAACCATATAACTTCCCTGTTAAGCAAAATAGCCCGCAGCCCCTTCGCAGCGTCCGGGGTGCTGCCTGCTTCGTCTGCTATTCTCCGAGAACGCTTTGGTCCGGCATCTCGCAGCAGAAAGGCGACACACAGAGATATAGTTATTATGATCGAGCACAGCGCTATGCTCCAGGATATGCCTAGTGCGAGCAGCAGGTAGCCCATGGACAACGCGAAAAATGCGTATCCAAAAGAACCGAAGAGACGAATGGTAATGAAATTGCGGCCGCGTCGTTCTGCAGTCTGGATGGCCATCGTATCCGCGAGCGGATAGAGGGGGTAATAGAAAAAATAAAAACAGGAAAGGATAACCATAACGAGTGGGAATTCTCTTGCTTGTGAAAGGAGCAGCGCCGTAACAAGCTGACCCGCCAGCAGAATGAACATGATCTTGCGGACAGTTCCCAGCCGGTCGCTCAGCATGCTCCAGAAGAGATTGGACAAGATGGAGATCATCGGACCGGTGGAGTACAGTAGTCCGACCTGCGTACTGCTGAAGCCAAGATGACTGTAGAAGAGCGGGAAATAGGATAGTGCGAGCACACCAATCCCGTAAATGGCGAACATGAAGATCCGCAGCCAGTTCTGGTCGGCGAAGGCTCCGTTTTGGTGTTCCATTACATACACCTTCCCGAAATTCGCCTGTTGTGTAAACACGTAGTAAAATTCATGTAAATTGCACTCCCTGGAATGAAATACGGTTAGTATAACATAAAGTACTTTGGATTAGGGGAGGCGCTTTCCATTATCTTTGATTTTGCAGGGTGCTTTCAAAAGTGATTTTGTTGTTTGTACTAACGTTTGAGTCATATTATAATGATTATGATTTGGATAAGGAGACAACAATGTGGAGGCACCGTCATTGAGTGAATTTGAGCAAGGCCGTCCCTCAAGCCCGCGCGGCCCGATTGGGTTAATGAGCAGAGTCTACAAATACGTCCTGCCTGAGGTGGAGAACTGCCTGAATCTCTGGCGCAAAGATGCGGAAGGGATTCCCGATCCCGAGCTTCGAAGACAAGCGCTTGCAAGTATCGAGACGAAGAAGTTTCATTGTCAGGGCGGAGGCGTGTATGCAGTGGGCAATCTGCCCATGAGACATATCCTCATTTCGCTAATTGTGTCGTACCAGACGATCAGCGATTACCTGGACAACCTGTGCGACCGAAGCACATCCATGGACCCTGAGGATTTCCGGCTGCTGCACCGGTCGATGCTGGACGCCGTAACTCCTGGAGCCGAGCCCGTTAATTATTACGCGCTTCGCGCCGAACAAGACGACGGCGGTTACCTGCACCGTCTGGTCCGCAACTGCCAGGATATGATTGATAAGCTTCCCGGTTATGCTTCTGCGGCCCAGGAGATTTATGATTTGGCCGAACTGTATACCGATCTGCAGGTATATAAGCATATTCGTCCGGATTTAAGGGAATCCGCACTTCAGAAATGGTGGGAGGAGAAGCGAGGCCGGGCACCGCATTTATATTGGAACGAATTTGCGGCGGCGACAGGCTCGACGCTGGGCGTCTTCATGCTGTTCTTGGCTTCCTGCGATCCTAGACTAAAGAAGGAGGACGCTTCCCAGATCCGGGCCGGCTATTTCCCGCATTTGTGCTGCCTGCATATTATGCTGGATTATTTGATCGACCAGGATGAGGACCGCGCTGGCGGAGATCTGAATTTTTGCAACTACTACGACAGTACGGAAACCATGCTGAATCGGATTGCTTCCATAGTGGAGTGGGCTCGTAAAGATGTCCGGAACATTCCTGACACGCCCCTGCACCGCATGGTCATTGAGGGGCTGCTGGCATTGTATCTATCCGATCCGAAAGTAAGCGAACAACGGGAGGTTCGCACTGTATCCAAGAAGCTGATGAAGAGAAGCCCGCTGACCCGGCTCTTCTTCTTCGCGAACAGCCGCTGGATTCGCAAGCATTTGTATTAGCATTTTAAGGAGGAAATCATTCGTATGGCAGAAGTAAAAAAAATCGCAGTTTTGACCAGCGGCGGAGACTCGCAGGGCATGAATGCCGCCGTTCGCGCCGTTGTGCGCAGCGCCCTTTTCTTCGGGGTTGAAGTGTACGGCATTCAGCGGGGGTATCAGGGGCTTCTGAACCGGGATATTTTCCCGATGGATATCCGCAGCGTTGGTGACATCATTCAGCGCGGGGGCACTATTCTGCAGTCCGCGCGATGTCTGGAATTCCTGAAGCCGGAAGGCCAGGAGAAAGGCGCCGAAATCTTGCGCGAGTACGGAATCGACGGACTCGTTGTTATCGGAGGCGATGGTTCTTATAACGGCGCCAACAAATTGAGCAAGCTCGGCATCAAGACCATGGGTCTGCCGGGCACTATCGACAATGATATCTCGTTCACCGACTACACCATCGGTTTCGACACGGCTGTCAGCATTGTAGTTGACGCCATCAACAAACTGCGCGACACCATGTCCTCTCATGAACGCTCTTCCGTTGTCGAAGTAATGGGACGCCATTGCGGCGACATTGCTCTCCACGCGGGACTGGCTTCGGGAGCCGAGACAATTCTGGTGCCGGAAATGCCATTCGATTTGGATGAAGTGGCCGACCGGATGAAGGATAACTTTGCCAAAGGCAAGCGCCACAGTATCGTTATCGTAGCCGAAGGCGTAGGCAAAGGGGAAGATATCGCTCAGGCGCTCAAGGAACGCCATGCTTCCATCGACGCCCGCG includes these proteins:
- a CDS encoding nitroreductase family protein, yielding MTFEEFRQLAVSRRSIRDFSDDDVLLEDVRDIIDCARYAPSDTNSQTWEFIAVLNRDKIKAIEAFTWERLREIAASAEERGLAREAKLMVKSFGPYATAFGSAPALIVCLATPYTSKFRERIFDPLEFGSPDIWAEEGIKSSSLAVQNLMLAAHAKGLATCPMTGPVLLAESDLRDYLDIPESRQINMVVALGHPAVHPKAVARKEIDEILTVIQ
- a CDS encoding MFS transporter; translated protein: MEHQNGAFADQNWLRIFMFAIYGIGVLALSYFPLFYSHLGFSSTQVGLLYSTGPMISILSNLFWSMLSDRLGTVRKIMFILLAGQLVTALLLSQAREFPLVMVILSCFYFFYYPLYPLADTMAIQTAERRGRNFITIRLFGSFGYAFFALSMGYLLLALGISWSIALCSIIITISLCVAFLLRDAGPKRSRRIADEAGSTPDAAKGLRAILLNREVIWFFGCVFVLALSYRMNDAFLTVSMKRLGAGEELIGWALLASALSEIPVLFLLGKYGDKFKEVPLLALACLMFGVRFLLISSVEQPVYIIFIQLMHSVTFGIFYVTSVRYITRLIPDHLRATGMAVYTVMWSSLSGLLSGAFGGVVYQQWGMTAFYRVATLLAVIAAAGFMARRWLAGPTALTAEVVTPFAEGLPESSEQFEASHQEKVTL
- the pepF gene encoding oligoendopeptidase F translates to MEQLLKRSEVPAENRWKLEDMFANQQEWDRTYDETKKLIEEASKFQGKLTDAAALKECFELDDELSLKTERLYVYAHMRQDEDTADPVYQALSQKAKKLSVDAGEALSYVTPEILALPVEKLDQFIADPSLSDYTFTLTEMKRQKAHILSKAEEALLAQVGTLSQAPQNIFGMLNNADLKFPKIKDEDGKEVELTHGSYIKFLESPDREVRRSAFKAVYDTYAKQKNTIAATLSANVNKNVFYSRVRKYPSVLEMSLFGDNISKEVYTNLIDTIHESLPLMHRYMKLRQKLLGVDELHMYDLFAPLVDEYKLDIPFEEAKKITKEGLKPLGEDYLKTLQEGYDKGWIDVYENENKRTGAYSWGAYGTHPYVLLNHNDNLNSMFTLAHEMGHALHSYYSDTTLKYRDAQYTIFLAEVASTTNEALLMHYLLEKSTDKKEKMYLLTYYADQFRTTVFRQTMFAEFEKIVHERAEKGESLTPQDLSAIYYKLNEQYYGKDMVVDKDIEMEWARIPHFYNSFYVYKYATGFSAATSFSKQILEEGKPAVDRYLGFLKSGGSDYSINILKKAGVDMSSPEPIREAMSVFENVIEQMEELTK
- the pfkA gene encoding 6-phosphofructokinase, yielding MAEVKKIAVLTSGGDSQGMNAAVRAVVRSALFFGVEVYGIQRGYQGLLNRDIFPMDIRSVGDIIQRGGTILQSARCLEFLKPEGQEKGAEILREYGIDGLVVIGGDGSYNGANKLSKLGIKTMGLPGTIDNDISFTDYTIGFDTAVSIVVDAINKLRDTMSSHERSSVVEVMGRHCGDIALHAGLASGAETILVPEMPFDLDEVADRMKDNFAKGKRHSIVIVAEGVGKGEDIAQALKERHASIDARVTVLGHIQRGGSPTPADRNLASRLADFAVRKLIEGESGKACGMIKGELVLTDIDKVVNTKKDFNVELYNLASRLSQ
- a CDS encoding tetraprenyl-beta-curcumene synthase family protein, encoding MSEFEQGRPSSPRGPIGLMSRVYKYVLPEVENCLNLWRKDAEGIPDPELRRQALASIETKKFHCQGGGVYAVGNLPMRHILISLIVSYQTISDYLDNLCDRSTSMDPEDFRLLHRSMLDAVTPGAEPVNYYALRAEQDDGGYLHRLVRNCQDMIDKLPGYASAAQEIYDLAELYTDLQVYKHIRPDLRESALQKWWEEKRGRAPHLYWNEFAAATGSTLGVFMLFLASCDPRLKKEDASQIRAGYFPHLCCLHIMLDYLIDQDEDRAGGDLNFCNYYDSTETMLNRIASIVEWARKDVRNIPDTPLHRMVIEGLLALYLSDPKVSEQREVRTVSKKLMKRSPLTRLFFFANSRWIRKHLY
- a CDS encoding cold shock domain-containing protein, whose protein sequence is MKGTVKWFNAEKGYGFIQVEGGEDVFVHFSAIQGDGFKTLEEGQSVEFEITEGNRGPQAANVIKL